AATAAACGTGCCTTTCTACTACGGACCAGCTATAATCCTTAAACTACACCTATTTGCCAGCACTTCTAACCCTGTCTATTCTGAAGTATACTCAGTCTTAGCTGCAATGACTCTAGCAGTAATAAACACGGCCGCTACATATATAGCCTTCAGATATATAGACCGCATAGGAAGGAGAACTTTAGCAATATCTGCTTACATAGGAATGCTTGTCTCAGACTTAATTGGCGGATTCTTAGTAATGAACGGAATTTTAATAGGCGCATTATTTGCATTTGCGGGATTCATAATATTCTTCGCCTATGGAGTTGGAGGAACTGGATGGCTAGTTCAGGCAGAGTACTTCAAAACCGCTATGAGAGGAAGAATGGCGGCATTAATTGCACTCTTAGACTGGGTAGCAAATTTTGCAATAATTGAAGTCTTCCCAGTAATGCTTTCCACTATAGGACTTGCAGGTTCAATGTTTGTATTCAGTGCATTGGATGCAATAGCACTAGCAATAGTATACTTCCTATTACCGGAAACTAAGGGATTATCTTTAGAGCAGGTTGTTAAAATGTTCGGCGAGACACCGGTTTCACAACTGAGAAAAGGAAGAGAACTTGTATTAAAGGAGGAGAAAGAAAAGGAAGTAGCGAAGTAATTCTTTTTCTTCCTCTTCTTTTTTCCTTCTTCTATATACTTTGTATAAACTTTATAACCTATATAGTGCTCCATACATTATGCGTAAGTATTGGCTGTTCCTAGTATTTTTTGTTGCTCTATCGATCTTAATAAAAATATTTAGTGAGGACAATGGAATAAACGTTTACCTTTTTGAATTAATCAATTACCATCAGCTTGACATCTTAAACTCCTTCATGATTGCCTTGTCAAAATACGGTAGATGCTATGTTTGGATTCCTTTGAATGCATTACTTTTAATCTTCAAAAGAACTAGGAGGACAGGAATTACTTTGGCAGCGTCTTTTATCCTGGCAATAATATTAGGGGAGGCTAGTAAATACATAATGGCCGAACCTAGGCCTTTCTATTTTATTCATGCAAATTTACTTATACCAAAACCGCACGATTATAGCTATCCTTCTGGACATGCATTAATAGTTGGAGATGGTGCTGCAGTTCTAGCTTTAACTTCTCCTAAGTGGTTATGGATTCCTCTCTTAATAGAGGCTCTGCTCGTTTCTTATTCAAGAGTTTACGTCGGAGTTCACTGGCCTGCTGACATATTAGGAGGTTGGCTTTTAGCTCTTTGGATAGCTTACTTTACTGTTGAAGAAGAGAGTAAAGGTTTACTTTCTTCAATAGAGAAAATATTCAAGGTTAGTTAAAAATTCTTTTTATCGAGTGTGTTTTACGTAGTTAAATTCACTAGTGAATTTAAAGCTATAAATGCCTTTAGCATAAGTTGGAATTTTCTTGACATTTAATTTCTTTAAGGTATAATTACTTATTTCTCTCCTCAATAATAAGTTTGATAAAGATAAAGGACTAGCTATAGCATCTATTAGCATTATAGGAATCCAATTCTCATTCACTCCGAATTCTGCTTATATTCACAATTGCTTTAACAAAGTAAGCAAAAGACTGGATTTTCCACTTCTCCTAGGCCCTTTAATAATATTGTAAGACCTTGTTTAGAAACTAATTCAGTTAACCTCTTAAGGTCATTTTCTCTACCTTAGCTCTGGAATAAATCTCTCCTTATCGCTAAATATCTCGGTAAAGGAAAACATTCTAGAAAATCTCTTTTACTGATCTATTAAGGGTTTTTTATGATAATCGAAGAAATGAGGAAAAAAGGCTTTAAGAAGCTTACAGGACCTCCAGAGGATTGGTTAAAAACTTTCACTTCAATGGATTGGGGATTTAGAGAAAAAGAAAGGCTAAAGAAAGAATGGGATAAAATACAGTCAGGAGATATATTCATTTTCCATTCAATGAAACCAGAGTACATTTCAGTCGATTTTCTACCTACAGGTATTATAGGAGTAGGAGTTGTGGGAGATAAGAAAATTGGGATTGATGAGGAGGCTTACTTTGAGGATAAGAACTTGAGACCTTTAAGGATAACATTTAAAGAAATTTGGTGGTTTGGAGAATATGACAAAATTTCGAGAGAAAAATTCCCTGAAAAAGCAAAGAAAGGGACAGATTTCCTGATTAGAGAGATTTACTACCTATTAAAAAACTGCATAACTTTTCAGGAAATGAGAGAACACGACTGCGTTATTTCTACACAAGGAGCAATACAGAATGTTAGCAGAGAAAAGCAGTTAAAGTTGATAGAACTTATAAGACCTAGACTGAAGGAACCGATCTTGAACAGTCATTAATACTTTCGATCAAGTCCTTTTCTTTTTAAAATTTTCTTCGTTACATGTATAGTTATGCTGTATCGGAAAGGCATGAGAAAGCGAAGGATGTGTATATTTTTGTAGTTGATAGTGAAGAGAATCCTTTAGAGTCTTACATAGTTAAAATCGAGGTAGGAAAGGAAAAAATTAGGGCTTCTTGTAGTTGCAAAGGTTTTGCGTTAAAAGGCTATTGTAAACACATCAATATTTCCATGAAAAAGCTAAGAATTTACAGGAGATTCTACCTTCAAAGCTGGGAGAGAAGACTTAACTGCGATCTTATGGATGATAAAGAAGAAGACTGATGTTACTATTAAATCGTAAGGAAATGGAATAACGTCATAAAGTCCAAAAGGACTGATATAAGACAATATTAACGTTCCAGAAAGCAGAGGTATTGCCCAAGCAGAGAATTTGCCTTCTTCTGAAGTCAAAATAAGAAAAGTCAGCACGAGAGTATCTATAATAATAAAAGGTATGAAGTACCAACTTGCTGAAGTTAACGCAGAAGTTTCAACGTAAAGCTCATATGAATTCAATAACGTTATTACTCCACTTAAAATTCCAGTAACTCCTCTTTTATATGCAGAGAGACCTAGAATAACTAACGTAAAAATGTAAAATAGTGTTGAAAATCCTGACCAATAAATTAGTAACCCTGCAAATATTGTAGCTAAAGGTGCTAATATTCTCAAATTACTTAGTAAGTAGCTCCTTTTAATATTAGGAGCAATCCTCCTCATTGTTTCTACGCCTATTCCTCCCATTATATACGTTAAGACGGTTGCAGATGATGAAATCCCTACTATTTGATACCATGAAGGAATAGGGAGTAAAAATAACGCTGATGCTATCAAAGATATTATTAGTGCAAATATTGGTATTCCTTTCTCATTTATCTTAGTTAAATTACTTGGGAAATAACCGCTCTTAGCTGATGCATAAAAGCTCCTTGTTGTAGTACCTAGATATATTATTCCAGTCCCTGCAGGAGAGATTATTGCGTCAAACAAGAGAATTCCTACCCAGAAGGAGAAAACTATAGGCAACATCTCTATTACGGAAATTAAGGGTGCATTTGCTAAAGGTGAATTTAAAAGTCCAGCCCAGTTACCGTCAGTTTTCACTACCCCTAGAAATCCTAATTGTAGGGAAATAAAGATCGCCATGGAAATCAGCAATGATGAAATTACTGCAAACGGTATATCCTTCTGAGGGTTCCTTCCTTCTCCTCCGTATTCTATTGCTTGTCTAAAACCTAGATAGGAGAAAACTATCCCTGACTCAGGAATTGCGTAAAGCATTCCGTTAAATCCTTGATAACAAGCAGTTTTACCAAAAACTACGTTTGCAGGGTTGAAGTAAGCTAAAAGAATGACAGCTGTCGTAGTAGGTATAATAATTTTCCACCAACCTATTCCGTGAGATACTCTGCCCAAGAATTTTACGCCATAATAATTAACTAGGAAGAATATTATCAGAAGAGCGTAAGTCACTACTATACCTTCCAATGTAAGCTGATTTCCTGATGTTAATGTAGGAAAGAAATGAGAAATATAAGTTGTAGTAGCTACAGCCTCTATAGCAACAGTGGATATTGCAGAAATTATGTAACTCCATGCCATTATGAAGCCTAAAGTGGAACCATGAGTATAGTGAGGATACCTTATTATTCCTCCAGACTCAGGAAGAGCCGAAGAAATTTCGGCATAAGCTAAAGCTATTATTATCATCATTAAACCTCCTATTATCCAAGATGCTATCGAAAGAGGTCCTGCATAGGCTGCAGCAGCTAAAGGAGCGAATAACCAACCCGAACCTATAATTCCTCCTAAAGAGAGGAAAGTTAATTCCTTTTTTGTAAGTACTTTTCTTAGAGACACAATAAACTGTGCTTAAGTACTCTGCTTAAAAGTTTAAACTTTACAGTTAGTTCTAAGTTATAACGATATGCGATTAAATTCTACAAGATCTGTATCAATTTTATAAGTTAATATTTTAGAATCGAATATACTTGACTCCTTTCCACAGAGGTTTCTCTGTAAATAAGTCATAGCTCCTAACATCAATCCTTTTACATCTCTCATTTAGTTTATGTAGTTGAAAATTCCTCACTTAAGGGGCTTTCATTTGTGTCATATATGTTCCCATTAAGTCCAATCGAGCTAGGAAGGAGGCGTCATTCAGAGATATTGAAAAAAGTAATTAAGCACAGAGATTATCCCCCGCTAACTTTTCACTCTCTTAGTCCAAAATCCGTAAGCTACTACTTCTCGTCCGAATAATAATGGAAAAATTTGCAAATAGGTCTCATTTTTAATTTGGCAATTAATCAATTAGAGCAATATCATTAATAAAAACTATATTTCAGGAAAATCTTATAAATGTAAGGGTAACCCTTAAAATTAGAGAATATGATAAGTATTCAAACTTTGTTAAATCCTCCACAAGGTTTAACACTCGGTGAATACTCTTTTTTCATATACTAGGTTTACTCCACGGAATAACACCTGATGAGCACGCTTGACCTATAACTTTCTCTTACGCTGTAGGAAAGTACTCTACTAGGGAAGGAATGAAAGCAGGTTTCCTATTTTCTTTAGGATTCATTATACAAAGAGTATTCTTAACTACATTAGGTTTCCTAGGACTTGCTGCAATATATAAGGAGTACAATCTTGACGGACCACTATATTTTGTTGTGGGTATTGTAATGGCTATTGCAGGCTCTTATATATTGAAAGGAAAATACGTACACTTGCCTATAGATGAATTACTACGCGAGAGAGAAAGAGAAGAGAGTCTTCACGATGTTACGTTAAAAATGATTATAGTTCACGGACTGATTGCAGGTTTTGGTTTCGGAGCTTATGCTACAATAATAACCTTCTTCTTAGCTCCTCAAGTACCAGGATTAGTATACGCCCCGCTACCTGGCGCAATGTTCGGAATAGGAACTATGACAATGCAAATAATATTAGGTTCTGTGTTTGCAAACATAATAAAACTCAAGGGATTAACTGAAGATGACGTAAGACTAATAGGAGTAAAAACCGCAGGCAGAGTGCTTTATTACGGCGGTATGGTTTTCTCTATAGTTGGACCTATAATTGATTGTTGAGCAATTCCTACCGGAAATCCAATACCTAATTTAGACGCAATAAATATAGGTTTTCTCTTAGTAGTTAGTACTGTAGGTACAATAGGTATAGCTAGTATAGTCCAGGTTTATAATGAAATTAAAAAGAGAAAAACGAATAAGATTGAAAAGAAAATTTAACTTTACAGTAATTTCACTTTATAAAGTGAATAGTATGTTTATTCAGTTTAAATTTTGTTAAATCTTAAATAGTAAGTTAAATTTATTTAAATCTTTTTAAGCATGTTCATAAAACTCTAGTAGATTTTTTATATGATGGGTTCTAAGAGTTGGGTATGCCAGGCTTAAGGAAAGAAATAGGATTCCTTGAACTATTCATTATAGGATTAAGTGGAGCAGTAGCAACTGCAGTATTCTTTAGCCAAGTTGAAATGACAGCCTATGCAGGTCCAGGAAGTTTAATATCTTGGATTATAGGAATCTTACTTTACTTCACAATAGGATTAACTTACATAGAGCTTTCACAGACATATGCTGAAGCTGGAGGTCCTTCAAGGTATTCAATATATTCCCACGGAGTAGTAACGAATTTAATTAATGCTACCGCAGATCTCATATGGTATTTATTTATTCCACCAATAGAGGCTTATGCAACGATAGAAGGATTGGATTTCTTCTTCCCTCAGCTACTTAATTCTCAAGACTATCCAACTTTACTTGGAGCAATAGTAGGAGCAATAATATTGGTAGCTTATATTCCTTTCAATTACTACGGCATAAAACTTTTTGCAAAGATAACTGCTGGCTTCGGTAGTATAAAGATGATATTTTATGCGCTACCC
This genomic interval from Acidianus sp. HS-5 contains the following:
- a CDS encoding phosphatase PAP2 family protein gives rise to the protein MRKYWLFLVFFVALSILIKIFSEDNGINVYLFELINYHQLDILNSFMIALSKYGRCYVWIPLNALLLIFKRTRRTGITLAASFILAIILGEASKYIMAEPRPFYFIHANLLIPKPHDYSYPSGHALIVGDGAAVLALTSPKWLWIPLLIEALLVSYSRVYVGVHWPADILGGWLLALWIAYFTVEEESKGLLSSIEKIFKVS
- a CDS encoding SWIM zinc finger family protein, translating into MYSYAVSERHEKAKDVYIFVVDSEENPLESYIVKIEVGKEKIRASCSCKGFALKGYCKHINISMKKLRIYRRFYLQSWERRLNCDLMDDKEED
- a CDS encoding APC family permease, which gives rise to MSLRKVLTKKELTFLSLGGIIGSGWLFAPLAAAAYAGPLSIASWIIGGLMMIIIALAYAEISSALPESGGIIRYPHYTHGSTLGFIMAWSYIISAISTVAIEAVATTTYISHFFPTLTSGNQLTLEGIVVTYALLIIFFLVNYYGVKFLGRVSHGIGWWKIIIPTTTAVILLAYFNPANVVFGKTACYQGFNGMLYAIPESGIVFSYLGFRQAIEYGGEGRNPQKDIPFAVISSLLISMAIFISLQLGFLGVVKTDGNWAGLLNSPLANAPLISVIEMLPIVFSFWVGILLFDAIISPAGTGIIYLGTTTRSFYASAKSGYFPSNLTKINEKGIPIFALIISLIASALFLLPIPSWYQIVGISSSATVLTYIMGGIGVETMRRIAPNIKRSYLLSNLRILAPLATIFAGLLIYWSGFSTLFYIFTLVILGLSAYKRGVTGILSGVITLLNSYELYVETSALTSASWYFIPFIIIDTLVLTFLILTSEEGKFSAWAIPLLSGTLILSYISPFGLYDVIPFPYDLIVTSVFFFIIHKIAVKSSLPALKVESPVNS